The genomic DNA TGCCCCAGCCCGCGCGCCTCGCGCTCGAAGGCCCGGATGAACTCGCGGCCGATGATCTTGCGCTTCTGCTCCGGGTCGGACACGCCGTCCAGCGCGCCCATGAACTCGGCGCGGGCGTCCACCGTGATCAGGTTCACGCCCAGCGGCCGCAGCGCCGCCTCGACCTGCTCGCGTTCGCCCAGCCGCAGCAGGCCGTGGTCGATGAACACCGCTGTGAGCTGCTCCCCGACCGCGCGGGCCAGCAGCAGGCCCAGCGTCGAGCTGTCCACCCCCCCGGAGATCGCCAGCAGCACCTTGCCACTGCCCACCTGCGTCCGCACGTCCTCCACCAGCTCGTCGATGATGTGCTCGGCCGTCCAGTCGCGCGTGACACCGCAGATCTCGAGGAAGTTCGCCAGCAGCTGCCCACCCTTGGGCGTGTGCACGACCTCGGGGTGGAACTGCACGCCGTAGCGGCGCGTCTGCGCGTTCTCGATGGCCGTGACCGGCGTGTCCTCCGTCTCCGCGACCACCTCGTAGCCCTGGGGCAGGCGGGTCACGGAATCGCTGTGGCTCATCCACGCGACGAACTCGCCCTGGATGCCGGCGAACAGCTGCCCGCCGTAGCGCGTGAGGTCGGCCTTGCCGTACTCGCGCTTCCCGGCGCGCTTGACGTCCCCGCCCGCCTGCTGCGCGAGGTACTGCATGCCGTAGCACACGCCCAGGATCGGCACGTCCAGGTCCAGCACGCCCGGGGCGGGCCTCGGCGCACGGTCGTCGTACACGCTGCTCGGCCCGCCCGACAGCACGATGCCCTGGGGGCGTTCCTGCAGGATGCGCTCCAGCGGCGCGGTGCCCGGCAGGATCACCGAGTACGCGCCCAGCTCACGGAACCGCCGCGTGATCAGCCGCGTGAACTGACTGCCGAAATCCAGAATGACGACGCTCATCGCGCCCGATTGTGCCACGCATGGAGC from Deinococcus metalli includes the following:
- the guaA gene encoding glutamine-hydrolyzing GMP synthase, coding for MSVVILDFGSQFTRLITRRFRELGAYSVILPGTAPLERILQERPQGIVLSGGPSSVYDDRAPRPAPGVLDLDVPILGVCYGMQYLAQQAGGDVKRAGKREYGKADLTRYGGQLFAGIQGEFVAWMSHSDSVTRLPQGYEVVAETEDTPVTAIENAQTRRYGVQFHPEVVHTPKGGQLLANFLEICGVTRDWTAEHIIDELVEDVRTQVGSGKVLLAISGGVDSSTLGLLLARAVGEQLTAVFIDHGLLRLGEREQVEAALRPLGVNLITVDARAEFMGALDGVSDPEQKRKIIGREFIRAFEREARGLGHFDFLAQGTLYPDVIESAGGQHGDKSGAANIKSHHNVGGLPDDLNFKLVEPFRTLFKDEVREIARLLGLPEHIRMRHPFPGPGLAIRCLGAISEEKMDILRRVDDIFISGLREFGLYDGCSQALAILTPIQSVGVMGDERTYSYTAALRAVTTDDFMTAEWARLPYEFLATMSNRIVNQVHEINRVVYDITGKPPATIEWE